Proteins from a genomic interval of Papaver somniferum cultivar HN1 chromosome 4, ASM357369v1, whole genome shotgun sequence:
- the LOC113273520 gene encoding uncharacterized protein LOC113273520: protein MTEEEYEAHCIAKNEVVNGILEEKEKNDDDYVHVEKDIELLEDTDENRTTKRVRNQVIQTNGSNPYIQGPILAANGGGVNVVEANNTRDELMDVAESVANDPNDKNTKVDTMQNQGEHVVVEHGRDALLNAMQE, encoded by the exons ATGACAGAAGAAGAGTATGAAGCTCATTGCATTGCTAAAAATGAAGTTGTTAATGGCAttcttgaagaaaaagaaaagaatgatgatGACTACGTCCATGTTGAGAAGGACATAGAACTTTTGGAAGATACCGATGAGAATAGAACAACTAAGAGAGTTAGGAACCAAGTGATCCAAACTAATGGGTCCAATCCTTACATTCAGGGACCTATTTTAGCTGCTAATGGAGGGGGTGTAAATGTTGTTGAGGCTAATAATACTCGAGATGAACTCATGGATGTTGCTGAATCTGTTGCAAATGATCCAAATGATAAAAACACAAAGGTGGATACCATGCAGAATCAAGGGGAGCATGTTGTTGTG GAACATGGCAGGGATGCTCTACTAAATGCTATGCAGGAGTGA
- the LOC113274723 gene encoding ascorbate transporter, chloroplastic-like, with translation MAATTTSSGMISNRHFGSFLGSGKSFQKEQAAMTHIGDNLAVSGSSSPWGNIVHKKIHVTSRYYSNMSRHSYSSAAHLVCSSDKSSSFLGEKEKPLSNSLRITEKSQMVNLKRRTQGRYGCFLSFNSFNNSWGQQTNLDKHRLSNAGSQQSEYRKGTRTRASYPNDIKGPNFDPLSTSEASNEIAIVGESTQVSSSPWWQLPKRWVIVLLCFTAFLLCNMDRVNMSIAILPMAAEFNWNPATVGLIQSSFFWGYLLTQIIGGIWADKIGGKRVLGFGVVWWSLATVLTPIAARLGLPFLLMMRAFMGIGEGVAMPAMNNILSKWIPVNERSRSLALVYSGMYLGSVTGLGFSPMLIQKFGWPSVFYTFGSLGSIWFVLWLKKAYSTPKEDPDLSAEEMKLIMGGSVSKEPVKEIPWKLILSKGPVWALVVSHFCHNWGTFILLTWMPTYYNQVLKFNLAESGLFCVLPWLTMAVFANIGGWIADTLVSRGVSITNVRKIMQSIGFLGPAFFLSQLSKVRTPAMAVLCMACSQGADAFSQSGLYSNHQDIGPRYSGVLLGLSNTAGVLAGVFGTAATGYILQKGSWDDVFKVAVVLYLVGTLVWNLFATGEKILD, from the exons ATGGCTGCTACTACTACTTCTAGTGGAATGATTTCGAATAGACATTTTGGTTCTTTCCTTGGTTCAG GAAAATCCTTCCAAAAAGAGCAGGCGGCTATGACACATATAGGAGATAATTTGGCCGTTTCGGGTTCAAGTTCTCCATGGGGAAACATTGTTCACAAAAAGATACATGTTACCAGTCGATACTACTCAAATATGTCTAGACACTCGTATAGTTCAGCTGCTCATCTTGTTTGTTCCTCAGATAAGAGCAGCTCATTCCTTGGTGAAAAGGAGAAgcctctctcaaactctctacgAATTACTGAAAAGTCTCAAATGGTTAATCTGAAAAGAAGAACTCAGGGAAGATATGGATGCTTTCTTTCATTTAATTCTTTCAATAATAGTTGGGGCCAGCAAACAAATCTAGATAAGCATCGCTTGTCAAATGCGGGAAGTCAGCAGTCTGAGTATAGGAAGGGAACTAGGACCCGTGCTAGCTATCCAAATGACATAAAGGGACCAAACTTTGATCCACTGAGTACTTCAGAAGCTTCAAATGAAATAGCTATCGTAGGAGAGAGTACCCAGGTTTCATCATCTCCTTGGTGGCAGTTGCCAAAGCGCTGGGTGATTGTACTGCTTTGTTTTACAGCGTTTCTTCTCTGCAATATGGACAGG GTGAACATGAGCATTGCCATACTACCAATGGCAGCAGAGTTCAACTGGAATCCTGCTACTGTTGGTCTCATCCAGTCATCTTTTTTCTGGGGATATTTACTCACTCAG ATTATTGGAGGCATATGGGCGGATAAAATTGGTGGCAAACGTGTTCTTGGTTTTGGGGTGGTTTGGTGGTCTCTTGCAACAGTTCTAACACCTATAGCTGCAAGGCTTGGATTGCCTTTCTTACTTATGATGCGTGCTTTTATGGGGATTGGTGAG GGTGTTGCTATGCCCGCTATGAATAATATTCTTTCGAAGTGGATTCCAGTAAATGAGAGAAGCAGATCTCTTGCACTGGTATACAGTGgcatgtaccttggatcagtgactGGCTTGGGCTTTTCCCCGATGTTGATCCAGAAATTTGGATGGCCTTCTGTGTTTTACACTTTTGGTTCACTTGGAAGTATCTGGTTCGTGTTGTGGCTGAAAAAA GCATACAGCACACCGAAAGAAGATCCAGACCTTTCAGCAGAAGAAATGAAGCTTATCATGGGAGGAAGTGTATCAAAGGAACCTGTCAAAGAGATTCCCTGGAAATTGATTTTATCCAAGGGACCTGTTTGGGCTTTAGTTGTCTCCCACTTCTGCCATAATTGGGGAACTTTTATACTTCTCACATGGATGCCTACGTACTACAATCAG GTGTTGAAGTTCAATCTTGCTGAATCTGGACTATTCTGTGTTTTACCATGGCTAACCATGGCGGTCTTTGCAAATATAGGAGGGTGGATTGCAGATACACTTGTGAGCAGAGGTGTTTCCATAACTAATGTCCGTAAG ATCATGCAATCCATTGGGTTTCTAGGCCCAGCCTTCTTTCTCTCACAGCTGAGCAAAGTCCGAACTCCAGCCATGGCAGTTTTATGCATGGCGTGCAGTCAG GGGGCAGATGCCTTCTCACAGTCTGGCCTTTATTCAAATCACCAAGATATCGGGCCACGTTACTCT GGAGTACTGTTAGGGTTATCAAATACCGCTGGAGTCCTTGCCGGAGTCTTTGGTACTGCTGCCACAGGATACATTCTCCAAAAAG GTTCATGGGATGATGTCTTTAAGGTGGCCGTCGTATTGTACCTCGTGGGCACACTAGTATGGAACTTGTTTGCTACTGGTGAAAAGATTCTTGACTAG